A window of the Oncorhynchus mykiss isolate Arlee chromosome 15, USDA_OmykA_1.1, whole genome shotgun sequence genome harbors these coding sequences:
- the LOC110490289 gene encoding toll-like receptor 13 — MRAMFSLFLLIQSVSGWMHPKCHVYNSGEYFPTWNYCPLAEQYTAACRDVTAIEEDLLGLPSNINTLCISMKRGENSSMSLGFFARFQYLEYLYIGGCFPQILPAGNSQGLQNLQHMHINGLVTGCCDCHIGPNTFRDLVKLSNLTIYGYRLSAMAPDVFHCLPQLQSVYIHEPCVENLSEILCRIVNIISLTKLNVHAPNIRSLNQSNCSILKATESNLTSVNLDFGQINHIEEGALACLQNLTHFSGGLNQDVLLRLPLSGIKQIQVLYSYGSNSIDFESICNVVFLLSIKEIHFANVNTSSLSMSSVELCIGLEYMGFDGPGAFHSSPHLKLNFISSLKNLKMLYVSGQAENSLDLCSFRKQPITWLTELTFMSSNVQTLFAKRFSCLENLRSLDLSCSFISNIEDFAFFGLANLESLDMTQNSITQLYANTFIGLHSLTLLDLRENPQIYNIEAMSFAQLTCLRQVFLGYLNYPPGEPVIKLNLTLVFGDVLSHLTHLHISSGMRPMQLIIGSNITSKQNLSLQLKGQTVSFEDCDRPFFQSVTHLHADAEEFLCGSEFMGKYFRSVETFVYRSKLSAKSVDLTSMNQLIHLRKLTLVQVDLLIQRSADIIFHNLTKLEVLKLSNCRIDSLEGGLTKYFKSLKTLYLRIENVYHVIYSFTEPLSSLKYLILDTLQIFCSCDNAWLIAWAKRYRPVEVIMLNHEVMYNLEELICLSDNGLDTPNFVKYTEANCTTEVGFVLFAATGLGVIFFMLVVLVHNLAGPYLLPLYYITLGWLSEAMRSNTRGRYHYDAFVSYSGKDERWVVEELLPNLEKRGPPFLHLCLHSRDFQLGKDIVENITDSLYRSRRTLCLVSRHYLHSNWCSLEMKLATSRLQVEQRDILLLVFLEKIPPRRLSAHHRLARLVKTRTYLDWPQDPHQHQAFWNRLWAKLKPPTEA; from the coding sequence ATGAGAGCCATGTTTTCCCTGTTCCTGTTGATTCAGAGTGTTAGTGGATGGATGCATCCTAAATGCCACGTTTATAACAGTGGGGAATACTTTCCCACCTGGAACTACTGTCCTTTGGCAGAACAGTACACTGCTGCCTGTCGAGATGTCACAGCCATCGAGGAGGATCTGCTTGGACTTCCCTCTAATATCAATACCCTCTGCATATCTATGAAACGTGGGGAAAATAGTTCCATGTCTCTGGGCTTTTTCGCTCGTTTTCAGTATTTGGAGTATCTGTACATTGGAGGCTGTTTTCCTCAAATCCTTCCAGCTGGGAATAGCCAGGGCCTTCAAAATCTGCAACATATGCACATTAATGGATTGGTCACTGGGTGCTGTGATTGTCATATTGGGCCTAACACATTCAGAGATCTAGTAAAGCTAAGTAATTTGACCATATATGGTTATAGGCTATCAGCAATGGCACCAGATGTTTTCCATTGCCTACCTCAATTACAAAGTGTCTATATTCATGAACCCTGTGTAGAGAATTTGTCAGAAATACTATGCAGAATAGTTAATATAATTTCACTTACAAAGTTAAATGTACATGCACCAAATATACGATCGTTAAACCAATCAAACTGCTCCATCTTAAAAGCTACCGAAAGCAATCTAACAAGCGTCAATTTAGATTTCGGTCAAATAAACCATATAGAGGAAGGTGCACTGGCCTGTCTCCAGAACCTGACACATTTTTCTGGGGGCCTAAACCAGGATGTCCTACTGCGCCTTCCCCTGTCTGGCATTAAGCAAATCCAGGTCTTGTATTCCTATGGTAGCAATAGCATTGATTTTGAAAGTAtctgtaatgtagtgtttttgctttCCATCAAGGAAATACATTTTGCCAATGTCAATACAAGCAGCCTCTCCATGTCCAGTGTTGAATTGTGCATTGGGCTGGAATATATGGGCTTTGATGGACCCGGAGCCTTCCATTCTTCTCCCCATTTGAAATTGAATTTTATTTCCAGTCTCAAAAACCTTAAAATGTTATATGTATCTGGCCAGGCAGAAAACAGTCTTGACCTCTGCTCATTCCGAAAACAACCAATCACATGGTTAACAGAACTCACTTTCATGTCGAGCAATGTACAAACGCTTTTTGCAAAACGGTTCAGCTGTCTTGAGAACCTGCGGTCTCTAGATTTGTCATGTAGTTTCATTTCAAACATTGAAGACTTTGCTTTCTTCGGATTGGCAAATCTGGAGTCCTTAGACATGACACAAAATAGTATAACCCAGTTATATGCAAACACGTTTATTGGTTTACATAGTTTGACATTGTTAGACCTCAGGGAAAATCCACAGATCTACAATATTGAAGCAATGTCTTTCGCACAACTTACGTGTCTAAGACAAGTGTTTCTGGGGTACTTGAACTATCCACCAGGAGAACCCGTGATAAAGCTGAATCTGACACTTGTATTCGGTGACGTTCTGAGTCACCTGACTCATCTGCACATTAGTTCAGGTATGAGGCCAATGCAGTTGATTATTGGCAGTAACATCACATCTAAACAGAACCTGAGTCTCCAACTCAAAGGCCAGACAGTGTCATTTGAAGACTGTGACAGACCCTTCTTTCAGTCTGTAACCCATCTTCATGCTGATGCTGAAGAATTCCTTTGTGGATCTGAATTCATGGGAAAGTACTTCAGGTCTGTGGAGACATTTGTGTACAGATCAAAGCTTTCAGCTAAAAGTGTGGACTTAACATCAATGAATCAGCTCATTCACCTGAGGAAACTGACTCTAGTACAGGTGGATCTTTTAATACAGCGTTCTGCCGACATCATTTTTCACAACCTGACCAAACTGGAGGTTCTGAAACTTTCAAACTGCAGGATTGACTCTTTGGAGGGGGGTTTAACTAAATACTTTAAATCCTTGAAAACCTTATATTTGCGTATCGAGAACGTTTATCATGTAATCTACAGCTTTACTGAACCTCTCTCTAGCCTAAAGTATTTGATACTTGATACATTACAGATTTTTTGCAGTTGTGACAATGCTTGGCTCATTGCATGGGCAAAGAGGTACAGGCCGGTTGAAGTGATCATGCTTAATCATGAAGTTATGTATAATTTAGAGGAGTTGATATGCTTGTCAGACAATGGACTAGACACACCTAACTTTGTCAAGTACACAGAAGCCAACTGCACAACAGAGGTGGGCTTTGTGCTCTTTGCTGCGACTGGCCTGGGAGTCATCTTCTTCATGCTGGTGGTGCTGGTCCATAATCTGGCCGGTCCttacctcctccccctctactaCATCACCCTTGGCTGGCTGTCGGAGGCGATGCGATCAAACACCAGGGGGCGCTACCACTACGATGCGTTTGTCTCCTACAGTGGGAAGGACGAGCGCTGGGTGGTGGAGGAGCTACTACCCAACCTGGAGAAGAGGGGTCCCCCTTTCCTGCACCTCTGTCTGCACAGCAGGGACTTCCAGCTGGGGAAGGACATTGTGGAGAACATCACAGACAGCCTCTACCGGAGCCGTCGCACACTCTGCCTGGTCAGTCGCCACTACCTGCACAGTAACTGGTGCTCCCTGGAGATGAAGCTGGCCACCTCCAGACTGCAGGTGGAACAAAGGGACATCCTCCTCCTGGTCTTCCTGGAGAAGATCCCCCCTCGCCGGCTGTCTGCTCACCACAGGCTGGCTCGCCTGGTCAAGACCAGGACCTATCTGGACTGGCCCCAGGACCCCCATCAGCACCAGGCATTCTGGAACAGACTGTGGGCTAAACTGAAACCTCCAACTGAAGCCTGA